A section of the Saccharopolyspora gregorii genome encodes:
- a CDS encoding ABC transporter substrate-binding protein, protein MSFEQPPRPRWGLRIALAAGSALVLVLGVVTVVWAVAPCDSGMSHVRGECVGVTDGSEVFSPELEDVERRIAAENDRVADDDFVVTVAVLMPMTAGEDDSLSISQIRSYLQGAHVAQVNANQDRRGLKVRLALANEGRYEHAWKEVAERLVDMVEPENLVAVTGLGLSSPETALGARELAAAGIPMVGYLSADRFNSLPGEHGPAIAGLHRVSPSIEQELGTIAEHLDELVGPQPTALLVRDGNGDDIYTADLRENFQEKFGAAWQRSGRTTGSYTGGPDAFGLGTQFEYIADRICTSEVNVVLYAGRSNLLPDFVEKVRRRGCDPHRHITIITGSESTDLHLSADPGTAPVSVLYASVADPAALADARNQDRPLYTAFTGALHRLFDADAPVSNWSVLGHDATLAAVTAAQHAVGRHPGVPTTNGVLAHLRLLNHETNSVAGASGRFTFDSDSGDRVSGSIPVLRRSGDGQVEVVVPGGDAG, encoded by the coding sequence GTGAGCTTCGAACAGCCCCCGCGCCCCCGATGGGGTCTGCGCATCGCACTGGCGGCGGGCAGCGCGCTCGTCCTGGTGCTCGGCGTCGTCACCGTCGTCTGGGCCGTCGCCCCGTGCGACAGCGGGATGTCGCACGTGCGGGGCGAGTGCGTCGGCGTCACCGACGGTTCCGAGGTGTTCTCGCCCGAGCTGGAGGACGTGGAACGGCGGATCGCGGCCGAGAACGACCGGGTCGCCGACGACGACTTCGTCGTCACCGTCGCCGTGCTGATGCCGATGACCGCCGGGGAGGACGACAGCCTCTCCATCTCGCAGATCCGCTCCTACCTGCAGGGCGCGCACGTGGCGCAGGTCAACGCCAACCAGGACCGGCGCGGCCTGAAAGTCCGGCTGGCGCTGGCGAACGAGGGCCGCTACGAGCACGCCTGGAAGGAGGTCGCGGAGCGGCTGGTCGACATGGTGGAGCCGGAGAACCTGGTGGCCGTCACCGGTCTCGGGCTCAGCTCCCCCGAAACCGCGCTCGGCGCGCGCGAGCTCGCCGCGGCGGGCATCCCCATGGTCGGCTACCTCAGCGCCGACCGGTTCAACAGCCTCCCCGGCGAGCACGGGCCGGCGATCGCGGGCCTGCACCGGGTGTCGCCGAGCATCGAGCAGGAGCTCGGCACCATCGCGGAGCACTTGGACGAGCTGGTCGGGCCGCAGCCGACGGCCCTGCTGGTCCGCGACGGCAACGGCGACGACATCTACACCGCGGACCTGCGGGAGAACTTCCAGGAGAAGTTCGGCGCGGCGTGGCAGCGCAGCGGCCGGACCACCGGCTCCTACACGGGTGGACCGGACGCGTTCGGGCTCGGCACCCAGTTCGAGTACATCGCCGACCGGATCTGCACGTCGGAGGTGAACGTGGTGCTGTACGCGGGACGCAGCAACCTGCTGCCCGACTTCGTCGAGAAGGTCCGCAGGCGCGGCTGCGACCCCCACCGCCACATCACCATCATCACCGGCTCCGAATCCACCGACCTCCACCTGAGCGCCGACCCGGGCACCGCCCCGGTCTCGGTGCTCTACGCCTCGGTGGCCGATCCGGCGGCCCTGGCGGACGCGAGGAACCAGGACCGCCCGCTGTACACGGCCTTCACCGGTGCGCTGCACCGGCTGTTCGACGCGGACGCGCCGGTGTCGAACTGGAGCGTGCTGGGGCACGACGCGACGCTCGCCGCCGTCACCGCCGCGCAGCACGCGGTGGGCCGCCACCCTGGTGTGCCCACCACCAACGGGGTGCTGGCCCACCTGCGGCTGCTCAACCACGAGACGAACAGCGTCGCCGGGGCGAGCGGGCGGTTCACGTTCGACTCCGACAGCGGCGACCGGGTCAGCGGGAGCATCCCGGTGCTGCGCCGTTCCGGGGACGGGCAGGTGGAGGTCGTGGTGCCCGGCGGCGACGCGGGGTGA
- a CDS encoding acyl-CoA dehydrogenase family protein — MVSFELARTLADEVLFPAAAEVDAAGAVPRSHFDLLAEHGFYGAVAPREHGGPELPLDEAGRIVEALSGGCLSTAFVWAQHHGVVRGLLSTERTELRDRHLDDAVRGKLRGGVSFAGAIPQPPRLHAVPVDGGYRFTGEAPFVSGWGIVDVLQVSARDGDSVVNAFLDARPAPGIRVEPLRLVAAQATATVRLWFDDHFVPAERVLGVVPHSAVLAAQAGAARLNGAMPLGIAGRCTRLIADAGRPEVAERLEADRDAVRDGLDEAFATGADIAPARAAAAELALRAAGALVTAAGSSALLLGEHGQRLVREATFTLVAASRPPIKDGILALLAGGAR, encoded by the coding sequence GTGGTCTCCTTCGAACTCGCGCGGACCCTGGCCGACGAGGTGCTGTTCCCGGCGGCGGCCGAGGTCGACGCCGCGGGCGCGGTGCCGCGCTCCCACTTCGACCTGCTGGCCGAGCACGGTTTCTACGGTGCGGTCGCGCCCCGCGAGCACGGCGGCCCGGAGCTCCCGCTCGACGAGGCCGGCCGGATCGTGGAGGCGCTGTCCGGCGGCTGCCTGAGCACCGCGTTCGTCTGGGCGCAGCACCACGGCGTGGTGCGCGGGCTGCTGAGCACCGAACGGACCGAACTGCGCGACCGCCACCTGGACGACGCGGTGCGCGGGAAGCTGCGCGGTGGCGTGTCGTTCGCCGGGGCCATCCCGCAGCCGCCGCGGCTGCACGCGGTGCCGGTGGACGGCGGCTACCGGTTCACCGGCGAAGCACCGTTCGTCAGCGGCTGGGGGATCGTGGACGTGCTGCAGGTGTCGGCGCGGGACGGCGACTCGGTCGTGAACGCCTTCCTCGACGCGCGCCCGGCGCCCGGGATCCGCGTCGAACCGCTCCGGCTGGTCGCGGCGCAGGCCACCGCGACGGTGCGGTTGTGGTTCGACGACCACTTCGTCCCGGCCGAGCGGGTGCTGGGCGTCGTCCCGCACTCGGCGGTGCTCGCCGCGCAGGCCGGGGCGGCCCGGCTCAACGGGGCGATGCCGCTGGGGATCGCCGGGCGCTGCACCCGGCTCATCGCCGACGCCGGGCGGCCCGAGGTCGCCGAACGGCTCGAAGCGGACCGGGACGCGGTGCGGGACGGGCTGGACGAGGCGTTCGCCACCGGCGCCGACATCGCACCGGCCCGGGCGGCCGCCGCCGAGCTGGCGCTGCGCGCCGCCGGAGCGCTGGTGACCGCGGCGGGCAGTTCCGCGCTGCTGCTCGGCGAGCACGGGCAGCGGCTGGTGCGGGAGGCGACGTTCACCCTCGTCGCCGCGTCCCGGCCCCCCATCAAGGACGGCATCCTCGCGCTGCTGGCGGGAGGCGCGCGGTGA
- a CDS encoding ribose-5-phosphate isomerase, which produces MSDKLRIVVGSDDAGFDYKEVLKRDLDNSDLVESVRDVGVDADGHTPYPTVAIAAAELVAAGEADRALLVCGTGLGVAIAANKVEGIRAVTAHDTFSVERAIKSNDAQVLTFGQRVVGIELARKLAAEWLTHRFDPESASAQKVCLISDYESGSER; this is translated from the coding sequence GTGAGCGACAAGCTGCGCATCGTGGTCGGCTCGGACGACGCCGGGTTCGACTACAAGGAGGTCCTGAAGCGGGACCTGGACAACAGCGACCTCGTCGAGTCCGTGCGCGACGTCGGCGTGGACGCGGACGGCCACACCCCCTACCCCACCGTCGCCATCGCCGCCGCCGAGCTCGTCGCGGCCGGGGAGGCCGACCGGGCGCTGCTGGTGTGCGGCACCGGGCTGGGCGTGGCGATCGCCGCGAACAAGGTCGAGGGGATCCGCGCCGTCACCGCGCACGACACCTTCTCCGTGGAGCGCGCGATCAAGAGCAACGACGCGCAGGTGCTCACCTTCGGCCAGCGCGTCGTCGGCATCGAACTGGCCCGCAAGCTCGCCGCCGAATGGCTCACCCACCGCTTCGACCCGGAATCGGCGTCGGCGCAGAAGGTCTGCCTGATCAGCGACTACGAGAGCGGGTCCGAGCGGTGA
- a CDS encoding HpcH/HpaI aldolase/citrate lyase family protein has translation MVDGDVETAVRAARSWLYVPSTRPEQFDSAERDGADAVILDLEDSVRPQDKSAARALVIEHLAAALPGELVTAVRINAASTAVGLADLTALLSADVAPDVLVLPRTESAGALGVIENLLFEAGTRTMLVPLIETARGLRNLPRILASQTRVVGVLVGAADVVADLGTPGDPEAMRSVRDSAVLAATSADVVVIDSPHFGGGDPDALAAETLRAARAGFTSKAAVTAEQIATINDAFAPTEQELSWAHAVLKASAARAGAAGGTPVDEADAARARRYLQRARPTGAPAPAPAAARAI, from the coding sequence ATGGTTGACGGAGACGTGGAGACGGCGGTGCGCGCCGCCCGCAGCTGGTTGTACGTACCCAGCACCCGACCGGAGCAGTTCGACTCGGCGGAGCGCGACGGCGCCGACGCGGTGATCCTCGACCTGGAGGATTCCGTGCGGCCGCAGGACAAATCCGCGGCCCGCGCCCTCGTCATCGAGCACCTGGCGGCGGCGCTGCCCGGCGAACTGGTGACCGCGGTGCGGATCAACGCCGCCTCGACGGCGGTCGGCCTCGCCGACCTGACCGCGCTGCTCTCCGCGGACGTCGCGCCGGACGTGCTGGTGCTGCCGCGGACCGAATCCGCGGGCGCGCTCGGCGTCATCGAGAACCTGCTGTTCGAGGCGGGCACCCGCACCATGCTGGTGCCGCTGATCGAGACCGCCCGCGGGCTGCGCAACCTGCCGCGGATCCTCGCCTCGCAGACCCGCGTGGTCGGCGTGCTCGTCGGTGCGGCGGACGTGGTCGCCGACCTCGGCACGCCGGGGGACCCGGAGGCCATGCGCTCCGTGCGCGATTCCGCGGTGCTGGCCGCGACGTCCGCCGACGTCGTCGTCATCGACTCGCCGCACTTCGGCGGCGGGGACCCGGACGCGCTGGCGGCCGAGACGCTGCGCGCCGCCCGCGCCGGGTTCACCTCGAAGGCCGCGGTCACCGCGGAGCAGATCGCCACGATCAACGACGCGTTCGCGCCGACCGAGCAGGAGCTGTCCTGGGCGCACGCGGTCCTCAAGGCCAGCGCGGCGCGCGCCGGCGCGGCGGGCGGCACCCCGGTGGACGAGGCCGACGCCGCCCGCGCCCGCCGCTACCTGCAGCGCGCCCGCCCCACCGGAGCGCCGGCCCCGGCCCCCGCGGCGGCCCGGGCGATCTGA
- a CDS encoding sugar phosphate isomerase/epimerase family protein has protein sequence MIGLSTYAYFWQWSDQVPEPLSLTGMLADTAAQGVELFQICDYPPLESMTDAELDEVRDEARRLGVRLELGTRGLRPEHLRRYLELAGRLDASLVRSMLYSADSRPTPDEAEAYLREVVPEYAAAGVTIALETYEQVPTRVLVDLVDRVGDEHVGICLDPANVVAALELPGDVIELTAPHVKNVHVKDFAFTRSAGWVGFALTGARLGTGQLDRAHEVRAVRAAERGINEVVEHWLPWQGDAATTCAVEREWTAHNLDYLRSERT, from the coding sequence ATGATCGGGCTGAGCACCTACGCCTACTTCTGGCAGTGGTCCGACCAGGTTCCGGAACCGCTGTCGCTGACCGGGATGCTCGCGGACACCGCGGCGCAGGGCGTGGAGCTGTTCCAGATCTGCGACTACCCGCCGCTGGAGTCGATGACCGACGCCGAGCTGGACGAGGTGCGGGACGAGGCGCGTCGACTGGGGGTGCGCCTCGAACTGGGCACCCGCGGGCTGCGACCGGAGCACCTGCGCCGCTACCTGGAGCTGGCCGGGCGGCTGGACGCCTCGCTGGTGCGGTCGATGCTCTACTCCGCCGACAGCAGGCCGACCCCCGACGAGGCCGAGGCCTACCTGCGGGAGGTCGTGCCGGAGTACGCGGCGGCGGGCGTGACGATCGCGCTGGAGACCTACGAGCAGGTCCCCACCCGCGTGCTCGTCGACCTGGTGGACCGCGTCGGCGACGAGCACGTGGGCATCTGCCTGGACCCGGCGAACGTGGTGGCCGCGCTGGAACTGCCCGGCGACGTGATCGAGCTGACCGCCCCCCACGTGAAGAACGTGCACGTCAAGGACTTCGCCTTCACCCGCTCCGCCGGGTGGGTGGGGTTCGCGCTGACCGGCGCCCGGCTGGGCACCGGGCAGCTGGACCGGGCGCACGAGGTGCGCGCGGTGCGCGCCGCCGAACGCGGCATCAACGAGGTCGTCGAGCACTGGCTGCCCTGGCAGGGCGACGCGGCGACGACCTGCGCGGTCGAACGGGAGTGGACCGCGCACAACCTGGACTACCTGAGGAGCGAGCGGACATGA
- a CDS encoding ATP-binding protein codes for MALRATATGTGDGRHLFGREPAMRLVREFADRPGHASRPQPVLLFTGPRGSGKTAFLDALADRLHGQGPYARLDCEVLDPARLSLAHIAVELDRHAPDPIAFPRFVAGQVVAAQQLDVDPGIARLEAERALVEHRRADRLRALLGGLLPHAEHVGRRLADGVLRGLVSWRHGHRAVLAADWFGHQDRDLGRDPLDVLVELNRRARTPQNQDDARDTGELLWAALLADLREEFDRGTRRARRGLNCALLLDDVDSPAAKPLLDALVRARRQYAAHLPGGCDPLTVVATSRGKRSGAVIATGEASPLRDIERIEASGPEPYYTDFTEHGGKPWYPVRLRDLTRDEIGNMVDELGRYAGNRKNRVGAAILRLTGGHPGATRRLLEEIRVRPGDPVDLGPLLGDAPLLGPGGSFGLAEPFRAGLAEEALHDLVTCAAARHQVEAERLVAHSGLAASHGARAVFAPELWVPADDGHHVLPPVLRRVLLRELAARPEQEPANWTAVHTWFRETLADQGDEVGELYHSLAVGEVESVARRLNTLLAYSDLPTWLDLLAAATAAPNRLDHADPQLDQVRSLADWTHPGAAPQAAVARLVAARWIAADPLGDSRRHALYLEIAACYDEIAPHSGSGLATLRAESEKYRRWSELTD; via the coding sequence GTGGCACTGCGCGCAACCGCGACCGGCACGGGCGACGGGAGACACCTGTTCGGCCGCGAACCCGCGATGCGCCTGGTCCGGGAGTTCGCCGACCGGCCGGGACACGCCAGCAGGCCGCAACCCGTGCTGCTGTTCACCGGTCCGCGCGGCAGCGGCAAGACCGCGTTCCTCGACGCCCTCGCCGACCGCCTGCACGGGCAGGGCCCGTACGCCCGGCTGGACTGCGAAGTGCTCGACCCCGCCCGGCTCTCCCTCGCGCACATCGCCGTCGAGCTCGACCGGCACGCACCCGACCCGATCGCGTTCCCCCGGTTCGTCGCCGGGCAGGTGGTGGCCGCCCAGCAGCTCGACGTCGACCCCGGCATCGCCCGCCTCGAAGCCGAACGCGCGCTCGTGGAGCACCGCCGCGCCGACCGGCTGCGCGCACTGCTCGGCGGCCTCCTGCCGCACGCCGAGCACGTCGGGCGGCGGCTCGCCGACGGGGTGCTGCGCGGGCTGGTGTCCTGGCGGCACGGGCACCGGGCGGTGCTCGCCGCCGACTGGTTCGGGCACCAGGACCGCGACCTCGGCCGGGACCCGCTGGACGTGCTCGTCGAGCTCAACCGGCGCGCCCGCACCCCGCAGAACCAGGACGACGCCCGCGACACCGGAGAACTGCTGTGGGCGGCGCTGCTCGCCGACCTGCGCGAGGAGTTCGACCGCGGGACGCGGCGCGCGCGGCGCGGGCTCAACTGCGCGCTGCTGCTCGACGACGTCGACTCCCCCGCCGCGAAGCCCCTCCTCGACGCGCTCGTGCGGGCCCGCAGGCAGTACGCCGCGCACCTGCCCGGCGGCTGCGATCCGCTGACCGTGGTGGCCACCAGCCGGGGGAAGCGCTCCGGCGCCGTCATCGCCACCGGCGAAGCGTCGCCGCTGCGCGACATCGAGCGGATCGAGGCGTCCGGGCCCGAGCCGTACTACACCGATTTCACCGAGCACGGCGGGAAACCGTGGTACCCGGTGCGGTTGCGCGACCTCACCCGGGACGAGATCGGCAACATGGTCGACGAGCTCGGCCGGTACGCCGGGAACCGGAAGAACCGGGTCGGCGCCGCGATCCTCCGCCTCACCGGCGGGCATCCCGGTGCGACCCGCAGGCTGCTGGAGGAGATCCGGGTCCGGCCGGGCGATCCGGTGGACCTGGGACCGCTGCTCGGCGACGCGCCCCTGCTCGGGCCGGGCGGCTCGTTCGGGCTCGCGGAACCGTTCCGCGCCGGGCTCGCCGAGGAGGCGCTGCACGACCTGGTGACCTGCGCGGCCGCGCGCCACCAGGTCGAGGCGGAGCGGCTCGTCGCGCACAGCGGCCTCGCCGCCTCCCACGGCGCGCGGGCCGTGTTCGCCCCGGAGCTGTGGGTTCCCGCCGACGACGGGCACCACGTGCTGCCGCCGGTGCTGCGCCGGGTGCTGCTGCGGGAGCTCGCCGCGCGGCCCGAGCAGGAACCCGCGAACTGGACGGCGGTGCACACCTGGTTCCGCGAGACGCTCGCCGACCAGGGCGACGAGGTCGGCGAGCTCTACCACTCGCTCGCGGTCGGCGAAGTGGAGTCCGTGGCGCGGCGGCTCAACACTCTGCTGGCCTACAGCGACCTGCCGACCTGGCTGGACCTGCTCGCCGCGGCCACCGCCGCGCCCAACCGCCTCGACCACGCCGACCCGCAGCTCGACCAGGTGCGTTCGCTGGCCGACTGGACCCATCCCGGTGCCGCGCCGCAGGCCGCGGTCGCGCGGCTGGTCGCGGCGCGGTGGATCGCCGCCGATCCGCTCGGCGACAGCAGGCGGCACGCGCTCTACCTGGAGATCGCCGCCTGCTACGACGAGATCGCACCGCACTCCGGCAGCGGCCTGGCCACGCTGCGCGCCGAATCGGAGAAGTACCGCAGGTGGTCCGAACTGACCGACTGA
- a CDS encoding triose-phosphate isomerase family protein, whose protein sequence is MTRTIGVSLKMYFGHQRTLDWCADVAEIARRHPAVRGGGAELFVLPSFPGLPPALDLFRDTPVEVGAQDLFWEDHGAYTGEVSGAELRELGCRHVEVGHAERRRLFGEDDRVVAAKTAAALRNGLIPVLCLGEERAGSTTDAVRTCLEQLDSALAAARAADRVGAVVIAYEPQWAIGAAEPADPEFIGAVCGELRNALDAEPVLAGSRVIYGGSAGPGLLSTLGDAADGLFLGRFAHDPAALERILDEVVALGGVSA, encoded by the coding sequence GTGACCCGGACCATCGGCGTCAGCCTGAAGATGTACTTCGGGCACCAGCGCACGCTCGACTGGTGCGCGGACGTCGCCGAGATCGCCCGCCGCCACCCCGCGGTGCGCGGCGGCGGTGCGGAGCTGTTCGTGCTGCCCTCGTTCCCCGGTCTGCCTCCCGCGCTGGACCTGTTCCGGGACACCCCGGTCGAGGTCGGCGCGCAGGACCTGTTCTGGGAGGACCACGGCGCCTACACCGGCGAGGTCAGCGGCGCGGAGCTGCGCGAACTGGGTTGCCGCCACGTCGAGGTCGGGCACGCCGAGCGGCGCAGGCTGTTCGGCGAGGACGACCGGGTGGTCGCGGCGAAGACGGCGGCGGCGCTGCGCAACGGGCTGATCCCGGTGCTGTGCCTCGGCGAGGAGCGGGCGGGCAGCACTACCGACGCGGTGCGCACCTGCCTGGAGCAGTTGGATTCGGCGCTCGCCGCGGCCCGCGCAGCGGACCGCGTCGGGGCGGTCGTCATCGCCTACGAACCGCAGTGGGCGATCGGCGCCGCCGAACCCGCCGACCCCGAGTTCATCGGCGCGGTGTGCGGCGAACTGCGCAACGCGCTGGACGCCGAACCGGTGCTGGCGGGCAGCCGCGTCATCTACGGCGGCAGCGCCGGGCCGGGGCTGCTCAGCACGCTCGGCGACGCGGCGGACGGGTTGTTCCTCGGCCGGTTCGCGCACGACCCGGCGGCGCTGGAGCGGATCCTGGACGAGGTCGTCGCACTGGGCGGGGTGTCGGCATGA
- a CDS encoding iron-siderophore ABC transporter substrate-binding protein, with protein MKRIAAAVLLLGLLAGCSPAPQAPERTGTEVRHALGTTTAPAHPARVVALGPADVDAALALGVEPVGIGLPLSAEVQPWQRRPGWEPVTLRPTDQGYSTEAIAQLHPDLILAGSDYYIDGEYAALSRLAPTTAFETTPDEEPWQTTTRQVGRALGEPAEADRLVADTERRVREAAAAHPQLAGAEVAVTLGHSPGGLGVIRSAQDVTVRTLTEFGMALSPAAANLPGAAFNAQVSAENLARIDTDVLITAYPNPAVRPQIESLPVFESLDAVRDGGYLPLAQADWPLLRQPGVLSLPYLVDHLLPRIADAARHRR; from the coding sequence GTGAAGCGGATCGCGGCCGCCGTCCTGCTGCTCGGACTCCTCGCCGGGTGTTCGCCCGCCCCGCAGGCCCCGGAGCGCACCGGGACCGAGGTGCGGCATGCGCTCGGCACCACGACGGCGCCCGCGCACCCGGCGCGGGTCGTCGCGCTGGGGCCCGCCGACGTGGACGCCGCGCTCGCCCTCGGCGTCGAACCGGTCGGCATCGGGTTGCCGCTGAGCGCGGAGGTCCAGCCGTGGCAGCGGCGGCCGGGCTGGGAACCGGTGACGCTGCGGCCCACCGACCAGGGCTACTCCACCGAGGCGATCGCCCAGCTGCACCCGGACCTGATCCTCGCGGGCAGCGACTACTACATCGACGGGGAGTACGCGGCGCTGTCCCGGCTCGCCCCGACCACCGCGTTCGAGACCACACCGGACGAGGAACCGTGGCAGACCACCACCCGCCAGGTGGGGCGCGCGCTCGGCGAGCCCGCGGAGGCGGACCGGCTCGTCGCCGACACCGAGCGGCGCGTCCGCGAGGCCGCCGCCGCGCACCCGCAGCTGGCGGGCGCCGAGGTCGCGGTCACCCTCGGGCACAGCCCCGGCGGCCTCGGGGTGATCCGCTCCGCGCAGGACGTCACGGTGCGCACCTTGACCGAGTTCGGCATGGCGCTGTCTCCCGCGGCGGCGAACCTGCCCGGTGCAGCGTTCAACGCGCAGGTCAGCGCGGAGAACCTGGCGCGGATCGACACCGACGTGCTCATCACCGCGTACCCGAACCCGGCGGTGCGGCCGCAGATCGAGTCGCTGCCGGTGTTCGAGTCGCTGGACGCGGTGCGGGACGGCGGCTACCTGCCGCTGGCGCAGGCGGACTGGCCGCTGCTGCGCCAGCCCGGTGTGCTCTCGCTGCCGTACCTCGTCGACCACCTGCTCCCCCGGATCGCGGACGCGGCCCGGCACCGCCGCTGA
- a CDS encoding phosphogluconate dehydrogenase C-terminal domain-containing protein: MTDAKLTIAVIGAGGKMGMRVSNNLQRTEHTVFYSENSPAGQERVTEAGRAVTETSAAIADADVVILAVPDIVLGKVSEEVVPQLRAGSVVVTLDPAAAYANLLAKREDLEYVVAHPCHPSVFLQRRTPEELADTFGGIAAPQEVVAAIESGDEERRAVAESVIRAMYAPVVDVHWVTVKQLAYLEPTLVETVACMVGDLLKEALHETVHTVGVPEAAARAMLLGHTQVALANTLKGDNPFSDACLIAMDYGRESIIKDDWKKIFDDEQLDAVITRMLKLDRIER, translated from the coding sequence ATGACGGATGCGAAGCTGACGATCGCGGTCATCGGCGCGGGCGGCAAGATGGGCATGCGGGTGTCGAACAACCTGCAGCGCACCGAGCACACCGTGTTCTACAGCGAGAACTCCCCCGCCGGGCAGGAGCGCGTCACCGAGGCCGGTCGCGCGGTCACCGAGACCTCGGCCGCGATCGCCGACGCCGACGTGGTCATCCTCGCCGTCCCGGACATCGTGCTGGGCAAGGTGTCCGAGGAGGTCGTGCCGCAGCTGCGCGCCGGTTCCGTCGTGGTCACCCTCGACCCGGCCGCGGCGTACGCGAACCTGCTGGCCAAGCGCGAGGACCTGGAGTACGTGGTCGCGCACCCCTGCCACCCGTCGGTGTTCCTGCAGCGCCGCACCCCGGAGGAGCTGGCCGACACCTTCGGCGGCATCGCCGCGCCGCAGGAGGTCGTGGCCGCCATCGAGTCCGGTGACGAGGAGCGCCGCGCCGTCGCCGAGTCGGTGATCCGCGCGATGTACGCGCCGGTGGTGGACGTGCACTGGGTGACGGTGAAGCAGCTGGCCTACCTGGAGCCGACGCTGGTGGAGACGGTGGCCTGCATGGTGGGCGATCTGCTCAAGGAGGCGCTGCACGAGACGGTGCACACCGTGGGCGTCCCGGAGGCGGCGGCGCGCGCGATGCTGCTCGGGCACACCCAGGTGGCGCTGGCGAACACCCTCAAGGGCGACAACCCGTTCTCGGACGCGTGCCTGATCGCGATGGACTACGGCCGCGAGTCGATCATCAAGGACGACTGGAAGAAGATCTTCGACGACGAGCAGCTGGACGCCGTGATCACCCGGATGCTGAAGCTGGACCGCATCGAGCGCTGA